The Rhodohalobacter barkolensis genome includes the window AAGCGTAGAAGGGTATATTTTATGAAATAAGTTTTCGGACAAGATATCGGACAGTAGCGGACATAAATAGGGGGGGATATAAGTCAAGTAATTTGAAAACAACGAGAGTGTAGATCAATACCAGTTGAGGATTCAATTATATATTAACCTTGGTAGGTGAAAAACCGGCAAACAAATCTTTCGTTTTCCTTCTCTTTGTCCACTCAAACAAAATTCAGAAAGCGCCTTTAAGGATCACTTAAATGCACTTTATTGCTAGTTAGATTTTTTTTTGCCAGCGAATATCAATTAAAATGGAACTATACAAGAGATTTGGACTCCAGCTCTCGAATTTAAGCGTCACGAGAACAAGCAGCTATTTTTTGATACAGTGAGTTGAGGGCCCTTAAAAATTCTCTCGTATTCAGTGAGCTCTTCATCCTACTAAATTAGGGATTTTATATATATTCTCAATAGTTAATCATTGAGTGATTATAAATAGTAAAACATAACCTGAAGACGTTTTCGGAAAAACAACACAAAATATCTATTGTATATTAGATGACTGTCTGATCTTTCAGGGTCGACATGGCAGGTCTGAAATGCATGCTCATCACTATGTTCAATATGGCCTGAGTAAATCTAATTCTTTTAAACTCAGTTCCAATGAATGGGCTAACTCAAAACATGTAAGTTCCTTTATTGTGCCTGGTGATGTATCTCATCAGGTTGAGTTAGACGGTTCAGATAGGGTGCTTATGGTATGGCTGGATCCTGAATTTTCAATTAAAAGGTCGATACCTGATTTACATGTCATAAATACCTCTATAGGTGATCTTGAATCTGAGTTGAAAACATTTATAAATGAGCCGATGAATTGTCAGACAGCCTATCAAATTTGGGAGGTGATTACAGGATGGCCTGTGACAGATTCTATGGATGAATTGGATGACCGTGTTTCTGGAAGTATAAAATGGATCAAAAAGCACTTAAACGATCAAACTATAACGGTGGAAGAATTGGCTGAAATAGTTTACCTCAGTCCAAGTCGGTTGATGCATCTGTTCTCTGAGCAGGTAGGTATTCCGATACGTAAATATATTTTGTGGCAGCGACTGCGGACCGCACTCCTGAAGCTTGCTATTGGTGAGACGATAACTGAAGCCGCTTACTCTGCTGGTTTTACGGATACCCCTCACTTGAATAGGGCCTTCAAAACAAATTTTGGTATTACTCCTTCAAAAATATTCAAAAACAGCAGGTTCATACAAGTGATTGGCTGCTGAGCTGTATATCCTATGATTGAACACTTAATTAGTTATAGGAGTAATTATGGAAATCTACCCACTTCAAACAGGAACCGTTAAATTAAAAAAAGCACAAAAGTCTCGCGAAATGGGAGGTATGCTGCGAGTTTTAGCTTCTAACGAATGGACAGCCTGGCTTCCTATTTATGCCTGGCTGATTAAACATCCTGAAGGAACTTTTGTAATTGATACCGGAGAAACCTCTAAAACATCTTATTCCGATTATTTTCCAAAATGGCATCCGTATTATCGCTATGGGGTTAAGATGGATGTAGCCAGGGAAGATGAAATTGACCGTCAGCTGGCCAGACTCGATGTGGATGCCAAAGAAATCGATACCGTTATACTGACTCATTTTCATACGGACCACGCAGGCGGTTTATATCATTTCCCAAATAGTAAGATCCTTGTCCCTAAAACAGAATATGAGGCTGCTAAAGGTACGTTGGGGAAATTAAGAGGGTACCTGCCTCAGCATTGGAAGGATTGGTTTCAGCCTAAAGAGATTGAATTTCAAAACCAGGTATATGGACCATTTGCTCGATCATTTCCTGTCACCAATGATGGAAGTATTATAATAGTTCCCACACCGGGACATACCCCTGGTCATGTTTCAGTGGTTGTAAATACCGGTAATGAAAAAATATTTCTGGCTGGAGATACCAGCTACACTCAGGATTTATTACTAAAGCTCAAACCAGATGGAGTAAGCCCAGATACAAAGCAGGCGCTAGATACCCAAAAGATGATATTAAGAATGGCTGAACAAGATCCGCTTGTATATTTGCCTTCACATGATCCTGACTCAGTCCACAGACTTGAGACTCGAAAGGCCTTGGAAGTTTAACAATTACCGAACGAAATGCCGGATGACGGATCAGAATGAGGCAATAACATTTTCTTGGCCCACTATCCATTACAGGTTAAATAGCATATAAGTTAATTTCAAAGTCGAAGATTAAAGGGTCTACAGGAAAATTAAGTATTAGTTATACATGGCAAACAAACCTTTCATTTACCTTCCCTTTAACCATCCAAAGTAAAACTTATATCTGCACTTGTTAGTCAATAAACGGCATTAAGGTGCATTCTAAGAAAGAATATTCTTTTCTTCCGAGCGTACAGAGAAGTACTAACGCCAAGCCATAAGATATTTACTTACAATGTCTTATGGATTTTTTGTTTTTGAGAGCGGTGAACATTTTTACATAAATGCGCTCTGTTGCCTGGTAAAAGCATTTCTTCTCAATAGCGATAACTGATACGGACTATACAAATGACTAAGGCTCCCAATAGTCAAATTTAATTGTCATGGTTAGATATCTGAAAACAAAGTTCAATCCATTGAGATTACTTTTTCGAATGCGGTTTTTAAAGCTTGGAGTATTACTACTTTCCCACTCCGAATACTTATGCAATAAAATCGACAAAGGGATGCAGAACTGACCGAGCCACCGAAAAGTGCGAGTATGGATGTTTATGATTTGATGCTTGGGAGGAGGTAAGCACGAAGTGATTTTCTGACACAGTATCATTAAATACTTAAAAATTCTGTGCGGAACTATCGTCCCTTCAATTTTTCATTCGTCTTAAGGGCAAATATATCAGCAAAAAAAAACTTGAGACTATGAAAGACAAAAACCATATAGCCATTATTGGAGCGGGGCCGGTCGGTCTTGCTGCGGCCGCTCATCTATTAGAAAGAGAAGAGCAACCCATTGTGTTCGAAGCCGGCCCCGAACCCGCTTTTGCCATCAAACAGTGGGAGCATGTGAAGCTATTCTCTTCCTGGGAATTCAATATTGATAGAACAGCGAAACGCTTGCTGGATAATCATGGCTGGAACCAGCCAAGTCAATTTGATCTGCCAACAGGTAAAGAATTTAGAGAGAAGTATCTTTTACCGTTATCGTCTCTTTCTGAAATGCAATCAAAAGTTCGATTAAATTCAATGGTTACTGCTGTAAGTCGTAAGCATTGGGATAAGGTGAAGGATGCAAATCGAGGTGACTATCCCTATATACTAACAATTCAGCAGTCTGATGGAGAAGAATATCAGGTGGAGACCAAGGCGGTAATCGACACTTCAGGCACCTGGTTTAATCCCAACCCAGTGGGATCAAGTGGCATTCCGGCACCGGGAGAAAAGAAAAATGAACAGTTCATTACCTATGGTATTCCTGATGTACGCGATACCTATCAGTCGGATTATGCCGGGAAATCCGTAGCCGTAGTAGGAAGCGGGCATTCAGCTATGCAGATAGTATTGGACCTGCTCAAGTTGCAGGATGAGGCGTCCTATACTCGTGTTCACTGGATCATGCGCAGCACAAATCCTGCCAAGGTCTTTGGTGGTGGGGAAAATGATCAGCTTAAGGCGCGCGGTGAACTGGGAGAGCGAGCGAAAAAAGCAGTAGAAAAGGGTGTGGTGACTCTTCATACCCCATTTTTATTGCAGAGAATTGAGCGTTCAAAAGGGGCTCATAACCTTGAAATTATTGGTAATGTTCAAGGGAAAAGCAAGTCGGTAGAGGTCGATCGTATTATAGGTACCACTGGATTTCGTCCCGACTTAAATTTCATACGCGAAGTTCGTACCGCTATTGACCCGGCCATAGAATCAGTAGCAGATTTGGCACCACTAATTGATCCCAATTTTCATAGTTGTGGTTCGGTGCCACCTCACGGGGTAAATGAACTTAAACATCCAGACGAAAACTTCTTTATCGCGGGTATTAAAAGTTACGGACGTGCTCCTAATTTCCTGCTTGCGACCGGCTATGAACAGGTACGTTCTATTGCGGCTTATCTGACCGGAGATTATGAGGCTGCGGATAAGATCGAACTTCATCTACCTGAGACCGGAGTTTGTTCTACAGATTTTATCCTGGATGCAGATACTGAAGATGCTTGCTGTGTGAAGGATGTAAAATCAAAAGCCGAGGGAGAGACTGGCTGCGGATGTAGTGGGCAGGAAGAATCAGAAACGTTAAATGCTGCTTGTTGCTGATATCCTGATGATTTCTACACTTAGGCTATTGTCGAAGATCCGTTCGGAAAAAGAGCAACTCAACTTGGTCGGCTGGCTGTCGGTAAGCCAGCTGATTGGCTGGGGGACCTTTTATTACGCTTTTACCCTGTTTAATACTCCTCTCGCAAAGGAGTATGGTTGGACTTCTTCGGAAATCAATATGGCATTAACGATTGGTTTTATCTCTTGGGCAGTAGCGGCCCCTTTTGTGGGTAATGCATTGGAATGGCTCGGAGGGAGTAAAGTGATGAGTATTGGTTCGATGATGGGAGTCTTTGCTTTTCTTCTCTGGGCTGGTTCATCATCTCTCTCTCTGCTTTATGGAAGTTGGATTCTAATGGGAATTGCTATGGCCTGTTCATTGTATGAACCCGCTTTTTATGTGTTAACGCAGGCGTTCCCTGACCAATATAAGAAAGTGATCACGTGGTTAACTCTGGCCGGTGGTTTTGCCAGCACCATATTTATTCCGCTTACTGACTTTTTAATACAAACCGTAGGATGGCAGAAGAGCTTACTTTTGCTTGCCGCTTTTAACGTGTTTATTGCATTACCAATACACATTTGGAAATTGCCGGCTGGAAAAGCCAAAGAATCCACAAACAGAAAGCAGAAGTTATTGGATTTTGGCTTATTTACGGAAGAACCATTCAAGCCCCTGACATTTTGGGGCTTAAATTTATGGTTTATCATTTTCAACAGTATTGCCACCGGTATCACTTTTTTGTTTATTCCTCTTTTATCGGAAGTCGGCACGGATAAGTCATTGCTGATTATCAGCTATTCACTCATCGGTCCAATGCAGGTGTTGGGCCGGTTTGCCCTTATTTGGCTGGGTGGCAAGCTTCAAACACTGAAGCTGGGAACTCTCACTGTGTTTATGGCATCGCTCGGTATTGGATGTGCAGCCCTGTTTCCGAAAAGTCTACTGGCACTGCTGCTATTCTCCCTGCTTTTCGGTACTTCGAAAGGGATTATGACCATTATCAAAGGTACAGCTGTAGCCGAGCAAATGGATTTATCGGTGTATGGTAGAACCAATGGTTGGTTGTCTCTCTCTTCCAT containing:
- a CDS encoding helix-turn-helix domain-containing protein: MHAHHYVQYGLSKSNSFKLSSNEWANSKHVSSFIVPGDVSHQVELDGSDRVLMVWLDPEFSIKRSIPDLHVINTSIGDLESELKTFINEPMNCQTAYQIWEVITGWPVTDSMDELDDRVSGSIKWIKKHLNDQTITVEELAEIVYLSPSRLMHLFSEQVGIPIRKYILWQRLRTALLKLAIGETITEAAYSAGFTDTPHLNRAFKTNFGITPSKIFKNSRFIQVIGC
- a CDS encoding N-acyl homoserine lactonase family protein, yielding MEIYPLQTGTVKLKKAQKSREMGGMLRVLASNEWTAWLPIYAWLIKHPEGTFVIDTGETSKTSYSDYFPKWHPYYRYGVKMDVAREDEIDRQLARLDVDAKEIDTVILTHFHTDHAGGLYHFPNSKILVPKTEYEAAKGTLGKLRGYLPQHWKDWFQPKEIEFQNQVYGPFARSFPVTNDGSIIIVPTPGHTPGHVSVVVNTGNEKIFLAGDTSYTQDLLLKLKPDGVSPDTKQALDTQKMILRMAEQDPLVYLPSHDPDSVHRLETRKALEV
- a CDS encoding NAD(P)-binding domain-containing protein, whose protein sequence is MKDKNHIAIIGAGPVGLAAAAHLLEREEQPIVFEAGPEPAFAIKQWEHVKLFSSWEFNIDRTAKRLLDNHGWNQPSQFDLPTGKEFREKYLLPLSSLSEMQSKVRLNSMVTAVSRKHWDKVKDANRGDYPYILTIQQSDGEEYQVETKAVIDTSGTWFNPNPVGSSGIPAPGEKKNEQFITYGIPDVRDTYQSDYAGKSVAVVGSGHSAMQIVLDLLKLQDEASYTRVHWIMRSTNPAKVFGGGENDQLKARGELGERAKKAVEKGVVTLHTPFLLQRIERSKGAHNLEIIGNVQGKSKSVEVDRIIGTTGFRPDLNFIREVRTAIDPAIESVADLAPLIDPNFHSCGSVPPHGVNELKHPDENFFIAGIKSYGRAPNFLLATGYEQVRSIAAYLTGDYEAADKIELHLPETGVCSTDFILDADTEDACCVKDVKSKAEGETGCGCSGQEESETLNAACC
- a CDS encoding MFS transporter, whose amino-acid sequence is MLLVADILMISTLRLLSKIRSEKEQLNLVGWLSVSQLIGWGTFYYAFTLFNTPLAKEYGWTSSEINMALTIGFISWAVAAPFVGNALEWLGGSKVMSIGSMMGVFAFLLWAGSSSLSLLYGSWILMGIAMACSLYEPAFYVLTQAFPDQYKKVITWLTLAGGFASTIFIPLTDFLIQTVGWQKSLLLLAAFNVFIALPIHIWKLPAGKAKESTNRKQKLLDFGLFTEEPFKPLTFWGLNLWFIIFNSIATGITFLFIPLLSEVGTDKSLLIISYSLIGPMQVLGRFALIWLGGKLQTLKLGTLTVFMASLGIGCAALFPKSLLALLLFSLLFGTSKGIMTIIKGTAVAEQMDLSVYGRTNGWLSLSSMLFKALTPTIVAAWWTYSGDPVKILYSIAGMVLLALAGIMMIKKDQ